A DNA window from Ralstonia solanacearum K60 contains the following coding sequences:
- a CDS encoding circularly permuted type 2 ATP-grasp protein, whose translation MPFQSPLPLDTAAVHADVLALLRTLPAPEGHWDELCEAAGVLREPWRRFFGTLGEAGIAGLDHARASVAQQVRDNDISYNVYADKGEPRPWALDLLPCLIDEAQWAGIERGVVQRARLLNAIVADVYGPQTLLARGLLPPALVFGHPGYLRAVRGFTPPGGQYLQIVAVDLARAPDGNWTVMAHRTEVPSGLGYALENRLIVSSLFPDPFRELHVARLAPTYSELIATLVAVARTTMRGDEAGGATPGSAHSEPHIASRMVHQTAPHIVLLTPGPFSETYFEHAFLARYLGVTLVEGKDLTVRGDKLYLKTFTGLERVHAVLRRMDDVFCDPVELRADSTIGVPGLLQVMRAGNVMVSNVPGAGFAESPAMLGFLPGIADALLGEPLVLPSVPTWWCGEATALSEAQRRLATALLLPTWPGAQAGGPPGMAQGPQPLDGWRERIERAPEAFTLQAPLPYACTPRYEAGVLTGRPSVLRVYAFADLSGGWHVMPGGFTRLAAERQLSASMQMGGSSVDTWVLSSQPQGAAPFSLLPSPIKPADLARKHRTISSRAAENLFWSGRYGERAENGVRLCRLILGSLEASDADTMFPTLTELAAQSGLIHGADVFARGSPPAFERALVAGLGEQSGTGGIGQCLAAQARASGEVRGRLSNDHWRIILAARNDFRDGLATLCAENGVHDRVALADLLECLSTQLSAISGAQGDRMTRDEAWRLLFAGRHIERVYAMTTFLRVVAEQGRLATPEGFDVLLQLFDCTLTYRSLYPGRLEVPALLDLLVVEPTNPRGLYGVYARLCIKLGEIERAAAGTRRTPFATMMPPLDTLPTLEALCETDAGGRYANLIGVCDRLGDCVAAASNEISARYFSHASMPTAQVA comes from the coding sequence TTGCCTTTCCAGTCGCCCCTTCCGCTCGATACCGCCGCCGTCCACGCGGATGTCCTGGCCCTGCTGCGCACGCTGCCGGCACCGGAGGGCCACTGGGATGAGCTGTGCGAGGCTGCCGGCGTGCTGCGCGAGCCCTGGCGCCGGTTTTTCGGGACCCTGGGCGAGGCCGGGATCGCCGGGCTGGACCACGCGCGCGCCTCGGTGGCGCAGCAGGTGCGCGACAACGACATCAGCTACAACGTCTACGCCGACAAGGGCGAGCCGCGTCCGTGGGCGCTCGACCTGCTGCCCTGCCTGATCGACGAGGCGCAGTGGGCCGGCATCGAGCGCGGCGTGGTGCAGCGCGCGCGGCTGCTCAACGCCATCGTGGCCGACGTCTACGGCCCGCAGACGCTGCTGGCGCGCGGGCTGCTGCCGCCCGCGCTGGTGTTCGGCCACCCCGGCTACCTGCGCGCGGTGCGCGGCTTCACGCCGCCGGGCGGGCAGTACCTGCAGATCGTGGCGGTGGACCTGGCCCGGGCGCCGGACGGCAACTGGACCGTGATGGCGCACCGCACCGAGGTGCCGTCCGGCCTGGGCTATGCGCTGGAGAACCGGCTCATCGTCTCCAGCCTGTTTCCCGATCCGTTCCGCGAGCTGCACGTGGCGCGCCTGGCGCCCACGTATTCCGAGCTGATCGCCACGCTGGTTGCCGTGGCACGCACCACCATGCGCGGCGACGAGGCGGGCGGGGCGACGCCCGGGTCTGCCCACAGCGAGCCCCACATCGCGTCCCGGATGGTGCACCAGACGGCGCCCCATATCGTGCTGCTCACGCCGGGGCCGTTCAGCGAGACCTATTTCGAGCATGCCTTCCTGGCGCGTTACCTGGGCGTCACCCTGGTCGAGGGCAAGGACCTGACCGTGCGCGGCGACAAGCTCTACCTGAAGACCTTCACCGGGCTGGAGCGCGTGCATGCCGTGCTGCGGCGCATGGACGACGTGTTCTGCGACCCGGTGGAGCTGCGCGCCGACTCCACCATCGGCGTGCCGGGGCTGCTGCAGGTGATGCGCGCCGGCAATGTGATGGTGTCGAACGTGCCGGGCGCGGGCTTTGCCGAATCGCCCGCCATGCTCGGCTTCCTGCCGGGCATCGCCGATGCGCTGCTGGGCGAGCCGCTGGTGCTGCCCAGCGTGCCGACCTGGTGGTGCGGCGAGGCGACGGCCCTGAGCGAAGCGCAGCGCCGGCTGGCTACGGCGCTGCTGCTGCCGACCTGGCCCGGCGCGCAGGCGGGCGGCCCCCCTGGCATGGCGCAGGGGCCGCAACCGCTGGACGGCTGGCGCGAGCGCATCGAGCGCGCGCCCGAGGCCTTCACCCTCCAGGCACCGCTGCCGTACGCCTGCACACCGCGCTACGAGGCCGGCGTGCTGACGGGGCGGCCGTCGGTGCTGCGCGTCTATGCCTTTGCGGACCTGAGCGGCGGCTGGCACGTGATGCCGGGCGGCTTCACCCGCCTGGCGGCGGAACGGCAATTGTCCGCGTCGATGCAGATGGGCGGCAGCAGCGTCGACACCTGGGTGCTGTCGAGCCAGCCGCAGGGCGCCGCGCCGTTTTCGCTGCTGCCTTCGCCGATCAAGCCGGCGGACCTCGCGCGCAAGCACCGCACGATCTCCAGCCGCGCGGCCGAGAACCTGTTCTGGTCCGGCCGCTACGGCGAGCGTGCCGAGAACGGCGTGCGGCTGTGCCGCCTGATCCTTGGCTCGCTGGAGGCCAGCGACGCCGACACCATGTTCCCCACCCTGACCGAACTGGCGGCGCAGTCCGGCCTCATCCACGGCGCCGACGTGTTTGCGCGCGGCAGCCCGCCTGCCTTCGAGCGCGCGCTCGTCGCCGGGCTGGGCGAGCAGTCGGGCACGGGCGGCATCGGCCAATGCCTGGCCGCCCAGGCACGCGCATCGGGCGAGGTGCGCGGGCGCCTGTCGAATGACCACTGGCGCATCATCCTGGCCGCCCGCAACGATTTCCGCGACGGGCTTGCCACGCTCTGCGCCGAGAACGGCGTGCACGACCGCGTCGCGCTGGCGGACCTGCTCGAATGCCTGTCGACGCAACTGTCGGCCATCAGCGGCGCACAGGGCGATCGCATGACGCGCGACGAAGCCTGGCGCCTGCTGTTCGCCGGCCGCCACATCGAGCGGGTGTACGCGATGACGACCTTTCTGCGCGTGGTGGCCGAGCAGGGCCGGCTCGCCACGCCGGAGGGTTTCGACGTGCTGCTGCAGTTGTTCGACTGCACGCTGACCTATCGCTCGCTGTATCCCGGGCGGCTGGAGGTGCCGGCGCTGCTGGACCTGCTGGTGGTCGAGCCGACCAACCCGCGCGGGCTCTACGGCGTGTATGCGCGGCTGTGCATCAAGCTCGGCGAGATCGAGCGCGCCGCCGCCGGCACCCGCCGCACACCGTTCGCGACGATGATGCCGCCCCTCGACACACTGCCGACGCTCGAGGCCCTGTGCGAGACCGACGCCGGCGGCCGGTACGCCAACCTGATCGGCGTGTGCGACCGGCTCGGCGACTGCGTGGCGGCGGCCTCCAACGAGATCAGCGCGCGCTACTTCAGCCACGCCAGCATGCCGACCGCGCAGGTGGCCTGA
- a CDS encoding HAD-IA family hydrolase — MALRDFKVLTFDVVGTLIDFEGGMLAYLRKAVPDSTVTDDAFLSAYRAARKRGQTEWYPDDLEPCWHLIASQLGLPDSDALARGLRDSVADWPAFPDSVEALQRLRKHFKLVTMTNAQSWALAHFQKTLGSPFDLLLSCDDALCEKPDARYFAYARGRYEGAWGYGQADNLHVAQSQYHDIGISKRLGIVTCWIERRHGMKDSGGTIESEHTVPDYHFHSLAQLADAVEAGR; from the coding sequence ATGGCCCTCCGGGATTTCAAAGTCCTGACCTTCGACGTGGTCGGCACGTTGATCGATTTCGAAGGCGGCATGCTCGCCTATCTGCGCAAGGCGGTACCCGACAGCACGGTGACGGACGATGCCTTCCTCTCGGCCTACCGCGCCGCGCGCAAGCGGGGCCAGACCGAGTGGTATCCCGACGATCTGGAGCCGTGCTGGCACCTCATCGCGTCGCAGCTCGGCCTGCCCGACAGCGACGCGCTGGCGCGTGGCCTGCGCGACTCGGTGGCCGACTGGCCGGCGTTCCCCGACTCGGTCGAGGCCCTGCAGCGCCTGCGCAAGCACTTCAAGCTCGTCACCATGACCAACGCCCAGTCGTGGGCGCTCGCGCATTTCCAGAAGACGCTGGGCTCGCCGTTCGACCTGCTGCTGAGCTGCGACGATGCCCTGTGCGAGAAGCCCGATGCCCGCTACTTCGCCTACGCGCGCGGCCGCTACGAAGGCGCCTGGGGCTACGGGCAGGCCGACAACCTGCACGTGGCGCAGAGCCAGTATCACGACATCGGCATTTCCAAGCGGCTGGGTATCGTCACCTGTTGGATCGAGCGCCGCCACGGCATGAAGGACTCGGGCGGCACCATCGAATCGGAGCACACCGTGCCCGATTACCACTTCCATTCGCTGGCGCAGTTGGCCGACGCGGTCGAGGCCGGCCGGTGA
- a CDS encoding DUF2126 domain-containing protein yields MSIRVALNHVTHYRYDRRVGLSPQVVRLRPAPHCRTPILSYSMRVEPAGHFINWQQDAFANYQARLVFPEPTHEFKVTVDLVAEMAVYNPFDFFLAPEAEQFPFAYADDLAAELAPYLVKREPTPRFAAFLAGIDRTPRRTIDFLVELNQRLQHEIRYLIRMEPGVQTPEETLALGSGSCRDTGWLLVQTLRHLGLAARFVSGYLLQLTPDVKSIDGPSGTEADFTDLHAWCEVYLPGAGWIGFDPTSGLLAGEGHIPVACTPEPGSAAPISGAVDACEVEFGHAMSITRVLETPRVTKPYAEADWAGIAEMGAQVDARLAAMDVRLTMGGEPTFVAVRDRDAAEWNTDALGPTKRSYAVALMDRLRQRYGAGGFLHIGQGKWYPGEQLPRWALSLYWRADGQPCWSDHALLADERDPGSYTAEDAQRFIHHLARKLSLDTQCIQPGYEDAWYYLWRERRLPVNVDPFDSRLDDELERARLRRVFDAGLPAVTGYVLPLAREHDQPTSGPRWVTGPWFFRDARMVLMPGDSPMGYRLPLDSLPWVRAADYPWQHAHDPFGPPTPLRGAAALRMQYQGDAGRAAAAGPAEVARARAAGPQAADRMPAPGESAAWIHRTALCVEARDPARAAGPKVEMASFGSGRRLLHVFMPPLTCLDDYLDLLAAVEATAAELEVRIVIEGYPPPRDPRLKLLQVTPDPGVIEVNIHPAANWDELVDHTEYLYESAHQSYLSTEKFMLDGRHTGTGGGNHFVLGGATPADSPFLRRPDLLASLIAYWHNHPSLSYLFSGLFIGPTSQAPRVDEARDDQVYELEIAFAELQRQLDRLSASAGAGNGSGQVPPWLIDRILRNILIDVTGNTHRAEFCIDKLYSLDGPTGRLGLLELRGFEMPPHARMSLVQQLLLRALVARFWQTPYTTRLTRWGTGLHDRFLLGTFVQMDFDDVLADLREAGYAFERHWFAPHFEFRFPLVGELHAGGISLTLRNALEPWHVMGEEGGAGGTVRYVDSSLERLEARVLGLNDNRHVLTVNGVPLPLQPTGRVSEHVAGVRFRAWSQASSLHPTIGVHAPLTFDLVDTWTGRSLGGCQYHVAHPGGRNYQTFPVNAYEAESRRRARFFTTGHTPGAMQVPAPERSLEFPFTLDLRRC; encoded by the coding sequence GTGTCTATCCGAGTCGCGCTGAACCACGTTACCCATTATCGCTACGACAGGCGTGTCGGGCTGTCGCCCCAGGTGGTCCGCCTGCGGCCGGCGCCGCACTGCCGCACGCCCATCCTGTCGTATTCGATGCGGGTGGAGCCCGCCGGGCACTTCATCAACTGGCAGCAGGACGCGTTCGCCAACTACCAGGCGCGGCTGGTGTTTCCCGAGCCGACACACGAATTCAAGGTGACCGTCGACCTGGTCGCCGAGATGGCGGTCTACAACCCCTTCGATTTCTTCCTGGCGCCCGAGGCCGAGCAGTTTCCCTTTGCCTACGCCGATGACCTGGCGGCCGAGCTGGCGCCGTACTTGGTCAAGCGGGAGCCGACGCCGCGCTTTGCGGCCTTTCTCGCCGGCATCGATCGCACGCCGCGCCGCACGATCGATTTCCTGGTGGAGCTGAACCAGCGCCTGCAGCACGAGATCCGCTACCTGATCCGCATGGAGCCCGGCGTGCAGACGCCGGAAGAGACGCTCGCGCTCGGCTCCGGCTCCTGTCGCGACACCGGCTGGCTGCTGGTACAGACGCTGCGGCACCTGGGGCTGGCGGCGCGCTTCGTGTCGGGCTACCTGCTGCAGTTGACGCCCGATGTGAAGTCGATCGACGGCCCGAGCGGCACCGAGGCGGATTTCACCGACCTGCATGCCTGGTGCGAGGTCTACCTGCCCGGCGCGGGGTGGATCGGCTTTGACCCGACCTCCGGCCTGCTGGCGGGCGAGGGGCACATTCCGGTGGCCTGCACGCCAGAGCCGGGCAGCGCGGCGCCGATCTCGGGTGCGGTGGACGCATGCGAGGTGGAATTCGGCCACGCCATGTCGATCACGCGCGTGCTGGAAACCCCACGCGTCACCAAGCCCTATGCCGAGGCGGACTGGGCCGGCATTGCGGAGATGGGCGCGCAGGTCGACGCGCGGCTCGCGGCCATGGACGTGCGCCTGACCATGGGCGGCGAGCCGACCTTCGTGGCTGTGCGTGACCGCGACGCCGCCGAATGGAACACCGATGCACTGGGCCCGACCAAGCGCAGCTACGCTGTCGCGCTGATGGACCGGTTGCGCCAGCGCTACGGCGCCGGCGGTTTCCTGCACATCGGCCAGGGCAAGTGGTATCCGGGCGAGCAACTGCCGCGCTGGGCACTGTCGCTGTACTGGCGCGCGGACGGCCAGCCGTGCTGGAGCGACCATGCCCTGTTGGCCGACGAGCGCGATCCCGGCAGCTACACCGCCGAAGACGCGCAGCGCTTCATCCACCACCTAGCGCGCAAGCTGTCGCTCGACACGCAGTGCATCCAGCCCGGTTACGAAGACGCGTGGTACTACCTGTGGCGCGAGCGGCGGCTGCCCGTCAACGTCGACCCGTTCGACTCGCGCCTGGATGACGAACTGGAGCGCGCCCGGCTGCGCCGAGTGTTCGATGCCGGGCTGCCGGCCGTCACCGGCTACGTGCTGCCGCTGGCGCGCGAGCATGACCAGCCGACGTCCGGCCCGCGCTGGGTTACCGGGCCGTGGTTCTTCCGCGATGCGCGCATGGTGTTGATGCCCGGCGATTCGCCGATGGGCTATCGCCTGCCGCTCGATTCGCTGCCGTGGGTGCGTGCCGCCGACTACCCCTGGCAGCACGCGCACGACCCGTTCGGCCCGCCCACGCCGCTGCGCGGCGCGGCTGCCCTGCGCATGCAGTACCAGGGCGATGCGGGGCGGGCAGCGGCGGCCGGGCCTGCCGAGGTGGCGCGCGCGCGCGCGGCCGGCCCGCAGGCCGCGGACCGCATGCCGGCACCCGGCGAGTCCGCCGCGTGGATCCACCGCACCGCCCTGTGCGTGGAGGCGCGCGACCCGGCCCGCGCCGCTGGCCCGAAGGTCGAGATGGCGTCGTTCGGCAGCGGCCGCCGCCTGCTGCATGTGTTCATGCCGCCGCTTACGTGCCTCGACGACTACCTCGACCTGCTGGCCGCGGTGGAAGCGACGGCTGCCGAGCTGGAGGTGCGCATCGTCATCGAAGGCTATCCGCCGCCGCGCGATCCGCGCCTGAAGCTGCTGCAGGTGACGCCCGATCCCGGGGTGATCGAGGTCAACATCCATCCCGCCGCCAACTGGGACGAACTGGTCGACCATACCGAATACCTGTACGAATCCGCGCACCAGTCGTACCTGAGCACCGAGAAGTTCATGCTCGACGGGCGCCACACCGGCACCGGCGGCGGCAACCACTTCGTGCTGGGCGGGGCGACGCCGGCCGACAGCCCGTTCCTGCGCCGGCCCGACCTGCTGGCCAGCCTGATCGCGTACTGGCACAACCATCCGTCGCTGTCGTACCTGTTCTCGGGCCTGTTCATCGGGCCGACCAGCCAGGCGCCGCGCGTGGACGAGGCGCGCGACGACCAGGTCTACGAACTGGAGATCGCCTTCGCCGAGCTGCAGCGCCAGCTCGACCGCTTGAGCGCATCGGCCGGCGCGGGAAACGGCAGCGGGCAGGTGCCGCCGTGGCTGATCGACCGCATCCTGCGCAATATCCTGATCGACGTGACCGGCAACACGCACCGGGCCGAGTTCTGCATCGACAAGCTCTACTCTCTCGACGGCCCCACCGGCCGGCTCGGCCTGCTGGAGCTGCGCGGCTTCGAGATGCCGCCGCATGCGCGCATGAGCTTGGTGCAGCAATTGCTGCTGCGCGCGCTGGTCGCCCGTTTCTGGCAGACGCCGTACACCACCCGCCTGACGCGCTGGGGCACCGGACTGCACGACCGCTTCCTGCTCGGCACCTTCGTGCAGATGGATTTCGACGATGTGCTGGCCGATCTGCGCGAGGCCGGCTATGCCTTCGAGCGCCACTGGTTCGCGCCGCATTTCGAGTTCCGCTTCCCGCTGGTGGGCGAGCTGCATGCCGGCGGCATCTCGCTGACGCTGCGCAACGCGCTCGAACCGTGGCACGTGATGGGCGAGGAGGGCGGCGCGGGCGGTACCGTGCGCTATGTCGATTCGTCGCTCGAGCGGCTGGAGGCGCGCGTGCTGGGCCTGAACGACAACCGCCACGTGCTGACCGTCAACGGCGTGCCGCTGCCGCTGCAGCCGACCGGCCGCGTCAGCGAGCACGTGGCCGGCGTGCGCTTCCGGGCGTGGTCGCAGGCGTCGTCGCTGCATCCGACCATCGGCGTGCACGCGCCGCTGACCTTCGATCTGGTCGACACCTGGACCGGCCGCTCGCTGGGCGGATGCCAGTATCATGTGGCGCATCCGGGCGGCCGCAATTACCAGACCTTTCCGGTCAACGCGTACGAGGCTGAAAGCCGGCGGCGCGCGCGTTTCTTCACCACCGGCCACACGCCCGGGGCGATGCAGGTGCCGGCGCCCGAGCGCAGCCTGGAGTTTCCGTTTACGCTTGACCTGCGCCGCTGCTAG
- a CDS encoding DUF2282 domain-containing protein: MKQHAMIAAALGSLLALGAVSTPAQAADPAAGKEKCYGVAKAGQNDCASPGSAHACAGQSKIDKDPMSWKFVPTGTCTQMGGMLQQPSK, translated from the coding sequence ATGAAGCAACACGCCATGATCGCCGCCGCACTGGGCAGCCTGCTCGCACTGGGCGCCGTGTCCACGCCGGCCCAGGCCGCGGACCCGGCCGCCGGCAAGGAAAAATGCTACGGCGTGGCCAAGGCCGGCCAGAACGACTGCGCCAGCCCCGGCAGCGCCCACGCCTGCGCCGGCCAGTCCAAGATCGACAAAGACCCGATGTCGTGGAAGTTCGTCCCGACCGGCACCTGCACGCAGATGGGCGGCATGCTGCAGCAGCCCTCCAAGTAA
- a CDS encoding M20 aminoacylase family protein produces MSWSTIAEPVADLLPELVALRRDLHAHPELAYAEHRTAGIVAQSLRALGLTVHERIGGTGVVGTLRGGQGTRSVGLRADMDALPMVELGRVEHASRTHGKHHGCGHDGHTSMLIGAARQLARTGVDGTVHFFFQPAEEGQGGARRMIEDGLFERFPCDSVYALHNWPDLLLGQAQTRPGPIMAAADRFDITLRGRGGHAAQPHHTPDAILAASQLVAQLHTIVARRIDPGESAVLSVTRIEGGHSHNVLPAEVRITGTVRSFDAASQGRIEAALRATVEGVALASGTQAEVDYVRYYPATVNTPAEAALALDAARAIGLQAQPAPRAAFTSEDFAFMLQCRPGAYLWLGQGRAHPGPDGERALHHPCYDFNDDALPLGVRWFCEVARRALAPA; encoded by the coding sequence GTGAGCTGGAGCACCATCGCCGAGCCGGTGGCCGACCTGCTGCCGGAACTGGTGGCGCTGCGCCGCGACCTGCACGCCCATCCGGAGCTCGCCTACGCGGAGCACCGCACGGCGGGCATCGTGGCGCAGTCGCTGCGGGCGCTGGGCCTGACGGTGCACGAGAGGATCGGCGGCACCGGTGTGGTGGGCACGCTGCGCGGCGGCCAGGGCACGCGCAGCGTGGGCCTGCGTGCCGATATGGACGCGCTGCCCATGGTGGAGCTGGGCCGGGTGGAGCACGCCAGCCGCACGCACGGCAAGCATCACGGTTGCGGGCATGACGGCCACACCAGCATGCTGATCGGCGCGGCGCGTCAGCTTGCGCGTACGGGCGTCGACGGTACCGTGCACTTCTTCTTTCAGCCGGCCGAGGAAGGGCAGGGCGGCGCGCGCCGCATGATCGAAGATGGCCTGTTCGAGCGCTTTCCCTGCGACAGCGTTTATGCGCTGCACAACTGGCCGGACCTGCTGCTGGGCCAGGCCCAGACGCGCCCGGGCCCCATCATGGCGGCCGCCGACCGGTTCGACATCACGCTGCGCGGGCGCGGTGGCCATGCCGCGCAGCCGCATCACACGCCCGATGCCATCCTGGCCGCCAGCCAGCTCGTGGCGCAGCTCCATACCATCGTGGCGCGCCGCATCGACCCTGGCGAATCGGCCGTGCTGTCGGTCACGCGCATCGAGGGCGGCCACAGCCACAACGTGCTGCCGGCCGAGGTGCGGATCACCGGAACGGTGCGCAGCTTCGATGCGGCCTCGCAGGGCCGCATCGAGGCCGCGTTGCGGGCCACCGTCGAGGGTGTGGCGCTGGCAAGCGGCACGCAGGCGGAGGTGGACTACGTGCGCTACTACCCGGCCACAGTAAACACACCGGCCGAAGCGGCGCTGGCGTTGGATGCGGCACGCGCCATCGGCCTGCAGGCGCAACCGGCGCCGCGCGCGGCGTTCACATCGGAAGACTTCGCCTTCATGCTGCAGTGCCGGCCCGGCGCCTATCTCTGGCTGGGCCAGGGGCGCGCCCACCCCGGACCCGACGGCGAGCGGGCGCTGCACCATCCCTGCTACGACTTCAACGACGACGCGCTGCCGCTGGGGGTGCGCTGGTTCTGCGAAGTCGCCCGGCGCGCGCTGGCGCCGGCCTGA
- a CDS encoding H-NS family nucleoid-associated regulatory protein, which translates to MKEGQQPDPDREAAIDWIHDQMETYGLTVEDLRALGCFDAPPKPAAPVYMNANGQVWDGTGPMPDWLQRAVNAGQSIEHFRVN; encoded by the coding sequence ATGAAGGAAGGACAACAGCCGGATCCGGACCGCGAAGCCGCGATCGACTGGATCCACGACCAGATGGAGACCTACGGGCTCACGGTGGAGGACCTGCGGGCGCTGGGATGTTTCGACGCCCCGCCCAAGCCCGCCGCCCCCGTTTACATGAACGCCAACGGCCAGGTGTGGGACGGCACCGGCCCCATGCCGGACTGGCTCCAGCGCGCGGTCAACGCCGGCCAGAGCATCGAGCATTTCCGGGTGAACTGA
- a CDS encoding cupin domain-containing protein codes for MSIRILRQSATLDGFEHQGTPARALTQPPCEFSGIDIDLAGAGENRTGLWECTPGRFERQLANAEVMHILAGACTFTPTGGQPQPIRAGDTLFFPANTTGEWHVTETLRKVFVVLAG; via the coding sequence ATGAGCATCCGCATCCTGCGCCAGTCGGCCACCCTTGACGGTTTCGAGCACCAGGGCACGCCCGCGCGGGCGCTGACCCAGCCCCCGTGCGAATTCAGCGGCATCGACATCGACCTGGCGGGCGCCGGCGAGAACCGCACCGGCCTGTGGGAATGCACGCCGGGCCGCTTCGAGCGGCAACTGGCCAACGCCGAGGTCATGCACATCCTGGCCGGCGCTTGCACCTTCACGCCCACCGGCGGCCAGCCGCAGCCGATCCGCGCGGGCGATACGCTGTTCTTCCCGGCAAACACGACCGGTGAATGGCATGTGACGGAGACGTTGCGCAAGGTGTTTGTGGTGTTGGCGGGGTGA
- a CDS encoding zinc-binding metallopeptidase family protein yields MKTFHCNRCQQLVFFENVRCERCDALLGYLPDVGEISAFEDAGDGRWRSLHPRAGGALHRQCHNYAVENVCNWMVPDDAPDTLCRACQFTGTIPNLSAPDNRFYWYRLEAAKRRLLYTLTTLGLPLHTRREQPGTGLSFEFLESAPEGEAVMTGHDRGVITLNIAEADDAARERARTALGEPYRTLLGHFRHETGHYFFDRLIAGTRWLPLFRRRFGDERADYAAALQAYYDNGPPADWAQTHISAYATMHPWEDWAETWAHYLHMVDTLDTAVSCGLVLLPGHPQEPALTDQTPVEAAGFDSLMQRWFPLTYVLNSLNRSLGLADGYPFTLATPVIDKLRFVHRVIAGSAAKAG; encoded by the coding sequence ATGAAAACGTTCCACTGCAACCGCTGCCAGCAACTGGTCTTCTTCGAGAACGTCCGCTGCGAGCGCTGCGACGCGCTGCTGGGCTACCTGCCCGACGTCGGCGAGATCAGCGCCTTCGAAGACGCCGGCGACGGCCGCTGGCGCAGCCTGCATCCGCGGGCCGGCGGCGCGCTCCACCGCCAGTGCCACAACTACGCGGTCGAGAACGTCTGCAACTGGATGGTCCCGGACGACGCGCCCGATACGCTGTGCCGCGCCTGCCAGTTCACCGGCACGATCCCCAACCTGTCCGCGCCCGACAACCGCTTCTACTGGTACCGGCTGGAGGCCGCCAAGCGCCGCCTGCTCTATACGCTGACGACGCTCGGCCTGCCGCTGCACACGCGGCGCGAGCAGCCGGGAACGGGCCTGTCATTCGAATTCCTGGAAAGCGCGCCGGAGGGCGAGGCGGTCATGACCGGCCATGACCGCGGCGTCATCACCCTCAACATCGCCGAGGCCGACGACGCCGCGCGCGAACGGGCCCGGACCGCGCTGGGCGAGCCCTACCGCACACTGCTGGGCCACTTCCGCCACGAGACCGGCCACTACTTCTTCGACCGCCTGATCGCCGGCACCCGCTGGCTGCCGCTGTTCCGCCGGCGCTTCGGCGACGAGCGGGCCGACTACGCCGCCGCCCTGCAGGCGTACTACGACAACGGCCCGCCGGCCGACTGGGCGCAGACGCACATCAGCGCCTACGCCACCATGCACCCATGGGAAGACTGGGCCGAGACGTGGGCCCATTACCTGCACATGGTCGATACGCTGGATACCGCCGTCTCGTGCGGCCTCGTGCTGCTGCCGGGCCACCCGCAGGAGCCCGCCCTGACCGACCAGACGCCGGTCGAGGCGGCCGGCTTCGACAGCCTGATGCAGCGCTGGTTTCCGCTGACCTACGTGCTCAACAGCCTGAACCGCAGCCTGGGGCTCGCCGACGGCTATCCGTTCACGCTGGCCACGCCGGTGATCGACAAGCTGCGCTTCGTGCATCGCGTCATCGCCGGGTCGGCGGCAAAAGCCGGATAG
- a CDS encoding transglutaminase family protein, with product MERDAQAATLTVSHSTRYRYATPVETAQHLATIRARACPWQRVIAYGEWIDPAPSYLTSRIDGFGNDVLYFSLDTPHEHLRMTCEATVQLLPRWRGLDPHATPAWETVAGGLRYRAGAAFRPEVEFCFASPNIALGPELQAYALQSFTPGMPVVAGAIDLMHCIHADFAYSPAATAFDTPASRAFALRRGVCQDFAQVMIGCLRALGLPARYVSGYLRTDPPPGQPRLIGADASHAWVSVFCPRSGWVDLDPTNDVLADLDHVTLAIGRDYSDVSLLRGMILGGGEHAVEVAVTVQGAA from the coding sequence ATGGAGCGCGACGCGCAAGCCGCCACGCTGACGGTCTCGCACAGCACGCGCTACCGCTATGCGACGCCGGTGGAGACCGCGCAGCATCTGGCGACGATCCGCGCGCGCGCGTGTCCGTGGCAGCGGGTGATCGCGTACGGGGAATGGATCGATCCGGCGCCGTCGTACCTGACCAGCCGCATCGATGGCTTCGGCAACGATGTCCTGTATTTCTCGCTCGACACGCCGCACGAGCACCTGCGCATGACCTGCGAGGCAACCGTGCAACTGCTGCCGCGCTGGCGAGGGCTGGACCCGCACGCGACGCCCGCCTGGGAAACGGTGGCCGGCGGGCTGCGCTATCGGGCCGGTGCGGCATTCCGCCCGGAGGTGGAGTTCTGTTTTGCTTCGCCCAATATCGCCCTGGGGCCGGAGTTGCAGGCCTACGCGCTGCAAAGCTTTACGCCCGGGATGCCGGTGGTGGCGGGGGCGATCGATCTGATGCACTGCATCCACGCCGATTTCGCGTACAGCCCGGCCGCTACGGCGTTCGATACGCCGGCCAGCCGCGCGTTCGCGCTGCGCCGCGGCGTATGCCAGGACTTTGCGCAGGTGATGATCGGCTGCCTGCGCGCGCTGGGGCTGCCGGCGCGCTACGTGAGCGGCTATCTGCGCACCGATCCACCGCCGGGGCAGCCGCGCCTGATCGGGGCCGATGCCTCGCACGCGTGGGTGTCGGTGTTTTGCCCGCGCAGCGGCTGGGTCGATCTCGATCCGACCAACGATGTGCTGGCCGATCTCGACCACGTCACGCTGGCGATCGGCCGAGACTACAGCGACGTTTCGCTGCTGCGCGGCATGATCCTCGGCGGCGGCGAGCACGCGGTGGAAGTGGCGGTGACCGTGCAGGGCGCTGCCTGA